The Coregonus clupeaformis isolate EN_2021a unplaced genomic scaffold, ASM2061545v1 scaf2791, whole genome shotgun sequence genome contains a region encoding:
- the LOC123489142 gene encoding globoside alpha-1,3-N-acetylgalactosaminyltransferase 1-like, translating to MAPGASPGCGESQTAIEVHIHREAHYIFCLDVDMRFHGRVGPEALGRLVAAIHPWFYWYPRNQYPYERRNVSTAYVPLDQGDFYYQANIFGGALEDVHRLTKTCREHLEVDKSVGVEAVWQEESHLNWYLVKNKPTKLLSPEYVWDDARGRDFKELKLVRFSSVIKNKAEVRENP from the exons ATGGCGCCAGGTGCATCACCAGGTTGTGGTGAATCACAG ACTGCCATTGAGGTTCACATCCACCGGGAGGCGCACTACATCTTCTGCCTTGATGTAGACATGAGGTTCCATGGCCGTGTGGGGCCAGAGGCTCTGGGGAGACTGGTGGCCGCCATCCACCCCTG GTTCTACTGGTACCCCCGGAACCAGTACCCCTACGAGCGGCGGAACGTCTCCACAGCCTATGTACCCCTGGACCAGGGAGACTTCTACTACCAGGCCAACATATTCGGAGGAGCACTGGAGGATGTTCACAGGCTGACCAAGACGTGCAGGGAGCACCTGGAG gTGGATaagtctgtgggtgtggaggctgTGTGGCAGGAGGAGAGTCATCTGAACTGGTACCTGGTGAAGAATAAGCCCACCAAGCTGCTGTCACCTGAATATGTGTGGGACGACGCTCGAGGACGGGACTTCAAGGAGCTAAAACTGGTCCGCTTCTCCTCTGTCATCAAGAACAAGGCAGAGGTCAGAGAGAACccgtga